The nucleotide sequence tatttgcttcataactgcgtataaccccttaatgtaaaatattgaacTTAAATAGGTTTGTGTAATTTTTGTCTTGAATATGCTAAATTTCTTCGTTGACGTTTTCATTATTGTTGTCACTTATGTGTAGGAaacatttgcaataaaaattttcaaaattactgCTGTATTTAATGTTCTAACGCagtatttcgaaaaatatataaatttaaaaattttaatcaatctttcgcattgttgtttggaaatatttttctactaaATGTTTCTTCCCTATTGTCCAATATAAAATAGCTCTAGTTAATTTaagtttacttaatttttactcTCTTCGACATACCAACTGATTAAAAAATCTCTTAGCGACAAGTGTGTGTCGATTTCAGGCCACCTCAGTAGGCATTCAACAATCGCAATCGATTTTTGAAACCTTTGGAATGGCACTCTGCTAAGGCAGCGAAGAAAAGTAttcgaaataatattaaaaaaaataatgtaaacacAAACGCATCTAAACAACCAAATTGGTGCCTTACTAAAGCCATGAGTGGCCGGTAACAATGCAGATAGATAGCATGGCATCAAGCCTGCCTGGCGTCTAGAGTTACACTCGCTCGCATTACGGGCATCAGGCCGCGCATCGCAAATCGTGTATACTGCAATACATTACCAATGAGCGATGACAACAAACGTAATGGCAATACTAACGACATTCGCATATCAATGACAGTTCGCGGATACCTCATATTGACTGCGATGATGCAAATTTGAGTGGCCATGCTAAATGTTCGACGCTAAACATTGCGACTAAAAACATGACTTCATTTGACCAATTACAGTTTCTAGTCACAACTACGGCGCGCTCGTCAACAAACACCGATTATGGGGTctattcgtatttttatttttgcttattgcACTGCCCATGTACTTATTTATACAATACATTAGGGtggtatattttatttgtggacTTTTGTTAATGGATTTGGGAATAGAGACGCTAGACTTGATATAatgtttttgctatattttggtATGGATGATATGCCGATTAATTTCCAACAAACTGAACAGAAGCTAGCCCAATTTAGCTACGGAGGATGAGTAAATATTCACAACTACTCACCCTAATGCGCTTACAAACTTGTGTGCAAACATGAGTAACTACGCGTTGTTGGTGATCATTGAATACGTACGGTTGATTAACTGCTTAGCATTTGTTAAATCATCGGCTTATAGCAATTAAAGGGTCAGTGTTTGCTACAGTCTAGTTTTATACGCTGGAACAATACCTCAATGACGTAATGTAGCAAATTTATAAGCCAAAGCTAAATTTTTACAggtgttttaataattttgatgcaATGCagcttctttaaaaaaaattggaatttatcCCCAGGACGTAAATATCAGATGATGAATAATGGTGCCAGGCTAAAGatagtaaaattattttaaaattcgtAATTACTAATCCTCAAATACTTTTTTCCGATTTGTTTCtatttgttttacaatttttttaagattatgTCTCTCCTTATTTTTGATGCTTCACTTCTCACGTGTGGCCCGAATCGGAAACATATTGCTCGGATGTTTCATGAAATTGTAGAATAATACAAATCTCATTtccaataattatttatattatatattatttttaaagctaatttcgatattttcaacgAATATTAAATTactgcaaaatttttcaattctttttgcCAGCAAATGCAACAActaaaatatataacaaaattgaTACTGAAGCGAGATACTGGTagcacatacataggtacatatggaGGTACATCGTATCATATCACAACTAGTTGAAAGCTAACGCGATAATAAAAGAAACCGAACAAAATAATACTGACAACCGTCGATTTGATACCGGTGAAGTGACAATGCCGGCAAATTACTGAACAGAAAGAATGAAGAACAGCTCAGAAAAATACCTAAATTTCACATAAAGTGTGACCCACAAAATGACAAtcttaaacaaaaatacataagtAAACTGACCAATAACAATGAAACCAATAGTAGGCATATAGAACGCAAAAGAAGCAAAGAGGCCAATATAGTTTTACAAAAATCGCACAGCAAAAGAATGTaagtggtttattttttttttgtttttggctttaCCAGCCATGGTGACAATCAAAGAGAACGAAATGCTAAGGGAATATTTGCAGATGTAGCAAAAAAGAACTAATATGTGGGTAAAGCATTTTTATGAACAAACTTTTATTGTATGCCCCACTTATGTAGTAGACTTATAGgtacattcatatataatataatatatttactgcCAGTTTGTAGATAGCAATGCGTTTATTTTTATGGAAGTATATGTGTACGTGTAATGCCACCAATCAAAAGAATGTTAACAAAGCTGcttaatacaattttaaataatttagaagaaatCGCACTAAGGGGATCGAATATGAATTATACTCTCAACGGCATCCGCTTGGCAGAAGTGGTTTCTAAGATATGTatgttctcaatttttttattaccttaCTATACAAAGGGTTACAACTTTTGTCGACTGTTCGAAGAGCacatttccaaaattttctacactttaaattattttattcagaTTATTAGTTGCAGTGGTATTTTAGTTTTGGCTATTCTCAAAATGGCAAAAACCCGcttctaattttatatttttatctatGATTTAATTACCTTTTTCGATGAGTTCTCCCCATTTCTTCGACCACGCACGCAAATTCTTCGCATAACCTTTTTCGATATCAGCACGTTCTTGTATTAGAGTTTGCAAGTCATTACAAAGCCTATTGAATCGGAAGCGAaggttttaattatattttatgaagcgttttttttatcataacgttactttatatgaaaatgtatgtatgtatatgcatatgcaaatgATAGCACATAAATATTCTGACCAAttttgaagatgatttttttataagcaCATTGCCTAACAAAAACGTTTCTTaaagttttcatcaaaattccaTGTATTTATTCAGGATCTCTGGACAAATTTGtgttatgcagttttgtagcttattaaacttaattgtGTAATacttataataaagtgcaagttcgtcgtacatttgttatatggagaaaatacgcaCCCCGTCacggaaaaatattataaaaaaacaaagtttttgtataaaactGGATTTGTGTGGTTTTTTGAACACTCAATAGCCAAATAGtcaaactggtcaaaatattgaTGTGCTATCGTTcgcagtgtgtatgtatgtaatgcatGTTTTCCCTCAACTCACTTATAGCCGTCTTCAATGCGTTTCGTGGTGCGCTTATAATTGCCAGGTTCCCAGAAAGAATCACTTCCTGCCTGCAGAAGGTGATCATCGCTGTGGTGCGACATGATCTATAAAAATTGGTAGAAAAAATGAACAACTTTTATCTGAATTCATCtaagtagaaaaaatataggtatacactttttttaatttaaatacacatttttcgaAGCACATATCCGCAGTTAGCTTTTTGTATCTTTCGAGATAGGCGCTATCTCCACGCTTTATTTGCGATTGAAATTTAAAGCAAGTggcaaatgcaacaaaaaaaatatcacttaGCACAAACCGGACTGATACAAAAACATCGTTACACAGGTGAGACTGATAGATGTGTAAGCATTAGGTAAATTTATTTCACCAACGTCGCCTTAGCTGGAGATACTATAGAATATCAACGTACTGTTGTGCTCACTATTAATTCCTCTTAACAACGAACAGGCGCGATCATATTTGACGTCAATTAACTGTGCTCTCCCAGCAACAGAAGAGAGCTCGAAAAAAGAGAGCAACGATAATATGGTGCGTTGAATTACGGACGGGAATGtaaatttgttaattaattttttttattattcaccaAAGGAAATTAATATGCTTAcataagatttttaaaatgtcaGCCTTTAAAACTGTATGGCATTAACAgacagattttattatttcaattgcaCTTTGATTGACTCTAGGCTATAACTAACAATAAAGGTGCCGGCGAAAACGaaagaaaatttctttgaaatcgAAAGCTAAATAAAGGTTAACGAGACTTGTCTGAATGTTCGCGCCGTGTTGATGCACCAAAACTCACTGACGGCATCGATATTATTTGCTAACACAATGAACCGCAGCCGAAGCTATTCAATGAGTCTTTGGAATTCTTTCTACATACACACTTCCACTTACCTGCCTATACGCTTACCCTTCTCTAAAGCCGATGGGCTGAGGTAACTTATGGGCTTTACGCTTTgataaaagtaagaaaatttaGACGCAATACTCTTTTCATCGTATTTTCTCTTAATTTAATGTCTCTTAAGAATATATGATAGAATAGGGGTATAATGGGATTGAGAAAATTTCTAATTAGATTTGTTTGTtggtaatttttagttttatcacAAAATTTTAGATAAGATATATTGATATGTACAGATGTAGATATGTGTAaaagcacaaataaattttagtcgggtttttaaaaaaacattgtaaaagTCTATAGTGACCACAACTACTATTTCTCTTTGGAAGCTTATCTATGCATACATATCAAGGTTTTTAACAGCAAATTGAAGATCTTGCATGATTTGGCTGTAGTTCTTGTAGgaacaaaacttttttcaattatgtTGAAAGTTTTCTATTAGTATCAAAATCTTTGGTTGAATATAAAGACGATCATGGAAACGTCCGGCGACATAGTGTGGGAGGATAGGTGTCTATCTATTACATCTCCGTCCTATAAGAACTGTcctatttcacaaaaaatggTTCCAATAGCATGGCTTCGAACATATCCCTATGACGATAAATTACTGCCTTCTGATTGGGTTATTTGCCACTTGTCACCATTGCaagtgaatttttatttgattagctCAAATATGACCTTTTGTTTTGCGTTACGTTGAAATAGTAATATCTACATAAAATACACTTCCTTCGCGTATAACTTTAACTAAACATTAAATCGTTTATGTGCACACATAGGTATTAATATCgattttgtatatacataaatatttgcactTTTACGTCGGCACTTACTTGAGAGAGGGTCGCCTATGTActctattgtaaaataaatacactAATTTTAAGTGAATGATCGTCTGTTAAAGGCAAAGCGAGTGCTGTTTGACGGCAGCACTTATATTTACGTTAAAAATGCTGAATGACCACTACCGAAAACAGGGCACAACAGACTAGacaaaaatttctattaaaaaacaaaggtTAACGAATTGTTGGTGAAGAAAACAAGCATAGAAAACCCAAAAAGTCTAAATTTTCTCAAAGCTTTATAAAACCAAATGGcttagaaaaactttaaatgtatcaatttttttgtaatgtctTCTCAATATAAAGGTAAAGTAACACTCCCGACAACCAACAAGAAGAGGATCAAGTTTTCCGTTTTCTTTCACAGCAACTTCTGCCAGTTCTCACTTCCAGTTTTTCAATGCCCGATTgggtttgtattatttttattggacAACGCTTAGCTAATATGACAATTATATACACAACTCAAAAGTAGCAAACactattcaataaaatatatatttcgtacttatttattaaaaaatatatgcaaaaatttgcaaagaaaatacACACGCGAGCAATTGCCAATTGGAACGACTGCGAACGAATTTCCCAGCGAAGAAAACGGGAGTTGCCAAATCGAAAAATCTTTTGTAAAGAGCTGAAATTAAACTATAGAATTTTTAGTGGTGAATAGTATTTGACAAGTTTAAGGATATTATAAAGGTAAAGATAGAATATattccgaaatatttttcaaagcgGTATTGTAGTTGAATAGCTATTTAAAGCTTTATTTACTAGAATTTGGTATACTTGTTCAATGCTACATAAGTCAAATGTAccacttaaattattttctgtaaAAAGATAAGGGTTGAGATTTCACCACACTGAACTAAAATGATGCTGgcgatgtatgtatatttcaatGCATTTCAGTCAAACTTTGTAGTAGTTTCtttaatattcaattttatGAGCCAAGATGTGATATATGTTTGAAAACTTTTAAGGTCTGGCAACGCTATGAAATATTAGGGTTGCTTTCCAATATTCTCAAGCTTTAAATTATAAAGGGATTTTTGATCGAAGAACCCAAGGGCACAGCTATAAACCGTCTTCCTACAGCGCGATTTTTGTTGCTGCAACTTGTAACTTGTTTGAGAGgcaagtaaaatttttatttttttgggcaGGCGATCTTGGGTGCTGATTATATTTGCTTCATGGAAATAGTTGATTTCACATCACTCTCACTTGCTGTATTTCTCgggaaaaaatttgttgttgttgtagcagcataaacattccatgTGCATacacgaggaatgctgctgaagtgacagtacttggccggatataagacCGGGTCGTTccagttacgtagaaccgactgtcgtgagaacgaaaaaaaaaataaaataaaaaattagtcgaACTGATcgactaccatggaagtctagTGATCTATATCTTTCCATATCAAAAATACTCGATTGAGATTGAGAGACCCTGTATCCAAATGAAATGAAGTATTGTCGATCATTATTCTCATTTGCCTTCGACCAATCGAGCAAAATGAATCGATGTGACGTCATTATAATCTATAATTTTGTCTATTACTTACAGATACCGGTTActcatatttatttcttatcatGAGCAATGAGCGGTTCCCATTCGTAATATAGTGTCTGTCATAGGTATCACTATATCAACGTTTGCTGGTGGTAATAATGGGAAATAGGACTCAAATTGGATCTTATCAGATTTTGTGATTGTGAGTTGCACTTTCTCTGTTTCAGACGTTCTCTGTCTGACATtaattccatttggtttttggGCGGAGCGATTTCCTAGCATTGAGCAGTTCGTTGGTGCAGTTCCTGACCTCTTCCGCTAACTAAATACGGCAAGAAAATTTCGCCACACAAAAACTGGTTGTTTCTAAGTGGATTCTAAAGAACTGAACAATATTCATAaggattatatgtatatacaatattaatattgtataatgggaaagaattaattaaaaaattacattaatacAAATGCCAAAACATGTATATATGTCCCCTGAATGTATGCTTTAATAAtgatattgaataaaataaacgtTTTAAGCAGCTGCTGAAGAACAAGATTCAGATTAAGTTTATACAAGGATGAAGATAATTGTGAATACAGAAAAActtatgagaaaagtgtaaaaagtaaataatatgtTATGGGAGGGATAGGAGTTAAGGATTTGTGGTATGTTCTGAAAAAAGTGTCCCCTTATGGAAGGTGTTCGttaggagagagtacactgtatatagatgaggaaaaaaataaagaatacttAAGATAGAGATGAAGGTTAATTTAAATACATCGATAGAGAAACACGTTaggataaatataaagataggATATGAAAAACAGGAAAGAGATAGAGAACGATAGAGATcggataaaaataattataactgaaattgaacaacaacaacgaattaCAATGAGTGACACCAGTAATAATTAAGAAGCTAATTAATTACATAGATATAAAGAGAATTCGCattgtttaaaaaatctttGTAAGCTAGCAAAATTATAgtacaaaatatatgtacatatattatatgtttgtTAATTTCACCCCTATCTGCTGCCAGTTTCTGTTTTGGTCAGCAGATAATCGGCAACTTATTTCCTTCTAAAATTTATCATAAGGGAGATATTTGATAACCAGACTATTTACGTGGCTTCCATTAAATTTCCTTGCCGCCTGTAAGTATGCAGCAAGTTGCGTTTTTTGTTTGTCACCGCGTACACCAACGCGATGCATCAGGCTCTGCACCAATGAGCAAGGCTCATTACAAGAGCCCCACGAACCACAAGGCTCTATACAAGAAGGATAGAACAAGATTGCgctcatcagagagtgcgtgacatCACATtggccgagttgtgcagtgttgccaaccatttgctcttcgcaataaatttagtgcttttttatacccaaaatgcgaaaatttgtaagtttggtttttgtttcttttttttatttaaagctatcgaaactataatttaaaaagaaaaaactgttaataaaaaaataaggttaagaaaggccactctgagaagattgcactaagctaatgaaaatttgttgatttttataaaatttgatattttgaaagtgcaaatttaattttttgctccttttgggGTTACGCAAAAATATGcgatgcgaccagatgttaaaaaaagtaaagctaaataaaactgagtgaattattgaactaattattaaaaaatgtatattttacaaaactataaaaattacattttaattagaacaggttagaaataacaaaaaaaagtgcgtggaGCGTAGTActcataacagaagtgaaactttcaaggcagacaaagagaGAGGCAGAGACCCGAGAGacagcgagagagagagagaaagaatatatatctaaataaattcacaacatttgcagagaatataaatagacaaaatttacaaaaaacggagaagggtcgaccggtgtaggtaaacgccggacacaaactgtggcaacaacgcgcactattccgagcgtttatcacccgcaaaaacgcagcgattccaggaccgccgCAACGGCACAatttaccgcaaggcaataacaataaatccgacgccggaatggatagcactttatagttcgcacaagcactagccaggaaacggaaataagcgccaaaaagtaggcatcaaaaacgccccaaacagtaggcactaaggaaatataacgccaaaaactaggcaccaaaatatatttcttccTAGTttccaccaacaaacaagcaccaaaaagtaggcagtgttatttctcacaagaaattagcaaccacaaggaaaaactcaggaaaaatagcctaaagtgtatctaagatatatataaggtatagctctctctctccttttcctgtACGCTACATCTTATTTCTCTCTCGCGGAGagaaacgttgcatgaccttgaaattttactatccaatctcgctcgtccatcgacgcctaagaaatttcacttcaaagaaaaaaaaaggtaaatcaagttacgaaaatggtaatctggccatactggtgctaagaCGAcatcactcattgtcaaattcgctgagagcaaagtaacggtaccacaaCAGGCGCCGTCTCATTCTTCTTTCCATTAAGGGCtctataaatttatcaaaaagtgTTTAGTTTGTGTGGGCTGACAAACCTTACGAGCTATCTGGCTCAAATATATAAACCTGTAAACGAGCTCATCACGAAGCTCAGGTAAAACTCCCGCTCTTCTCAATTCCTTCCAACATTCATTGAGAAATCATTTTCTTTCTTTAGCCATATACTGATTATGTTCTCATTAAACGTTTTTGGAAAGACCCGGATTCATTTCCGGCCAGGAACTGCCACTTCAGACTGTTATAGCAGCATTAAGAAATAACCAATGGCGATTTTCGATGGTCTTGTCGCACGATGCcatatattattttacaaatctatttatttgtaatatatGATACGAGTAGTACATAATAACATAATATATCTCACATTTATTctgaatatgaaaaaatgcgttttttctttgcaaatatCATTACCCAAACCTCCCTTTTCAATTCCAAATCCGTGTACAAGTGTGAGCGAAGACTGCACTGCCATCGCGAAAAATTACGAACTTCGAGCTCAATGGGAGtttagttatttatatatatatttggtttatttaatttaaacgaaatttACAACTTTTGGCGAAATCGTTATGCAGGCCCTATATCGCACGTATTAGTACTGGCAGTTCATTTTCTCTGTAACAAAAAGTTCGTACCGATTATGTCCACCCACAGTGAAGGCTATGCACCTTCGTGGTGTGTcgttttacacatttttgtaaGGTTTAGTTGGAGGTTATTAGTCTGGGTTTACATGCGAATTTCGCAACTACTAATGCTATACATTTTGGTTTGCTGGCTATcatattatttgtttaaaattttgtatttttattagaaGTTCCTGTTTTCTACTTCCCATCACAACAATCATACGAAACTATATTGGTTACACAAGCCtgcattttttcatcaaaaaacttgTCGCCAGAGCAACGTTGTGTTTTAGTCGCTACACCATTCTCGCAAAGGATAAAGTTTCGGCAGTTATCATTGTTAGTCTGCACGTAAGTAATAttgcgaccttgacatcgattaTATGCGCAGTCTGACTTGAGCGGATCGATACATGCTTGAGTACTTTGGTGGAAAAACGTACCCTCAGGACATTGGCCATAGCCAGGTTCCAAGTCCCGTTCGGTTCCCAGATCGCGACAATAGAAATAGCCACGACATGTAGCGCCATCCGATTGGAAGCCTTTAAGTATTTTCGTATTTGTTCCACAGGTGAAAGTGGGTATGCAAGAGCTATCCAGCCATTGTTGGCCACAAGATTTCGTTTGCACATTGTAATGCGTGTTTTTGGTGCACTTGGTGCTCACACTTACGCCTTTCGTACACGTGTAGTATTTATTGCAGTCAGTTGTGTGGCGGTATTGCATTCCATTCGGCACCAAGTCACAAATTTCTGGCACCACATTGCAATTGTAGTTATCCGCAAAATCGCAgattgcatttttttcgttgaaaacATAATCACTTGCACAATAACCCTGGAATGATTGCCCTGATTTGCAATAGAGATATCCCTTGCAGGAAGCGGGGTCGGTGATCCATTTGCCGTCAATACCCTCACAACGATTTCTGCAATAGTCGTCAGTGTCCGATAGATTTTTTTCTAAGACGCAGCTTTGCTTACTACGATCGAACTTCTGTGTGGATGGGCATGAGTGGGTAATGCCCGTGGAGTTGGCACAATGAATATACTCTGTGCATGAGCCGGGCTTTCGAATACGAGTACCatccttaaataaataaaaatcaatagaaAGTCATTGTATTTCTCCGGAAAGTTTGCTCATTGAATTAAGCAGCATTTTCAGTACCTGGAACAGGCTGCAGAGTCCAGCGGGATCGGGCAAGATGGTATCACTTTCGCCGAAACCATATAGACTGCAGAAAATCACAAAGAGGGACAGTAACACTGAAAGAAACAAGCATACACGTACGCCCGTGTAGATTAGACTTTTTGCATAAACAACAGTCAGATCAGTTCAAAGCAGTCCAGCCTAAATGTACTTCTACGTGGCAAGAAAGCAATCTTGAATTGCCATTAGTGAATTTATGCGCACACAGTCACAAGCTTTTAATTCATCAGAGTACATTTTgcgatagaaattattttgtatttttaatcaaaGGCGAGTTTCGAAATTATATAAGTACTTATAAATCCCACATTTTTGTTGCATTTCTCTAATCGATGCTCGTATACATTCGGCAGCACAGATTTGCAAAACTTTCGATCTGAAAACAATta is from Anastrepha ludens isolate Willacy chromosome 4, idAnaLude1.1, whole genome shotgun sequence and encodes:
- the LOC128862328 gene encoding peritrophin-44-like codes for the protein MQQKLLLSLFVIFCSLYGFGESDTILPDPAGLCSLFQDGTRIRKPGSCTEYIHCANSTGITHSCPSTQKFDRSKQSCVLEKNLSDTDDYCRNRCEGIDGKWITDPASCKGYLYCKSGQSFQGYCASDYVFNEKNAICDFADNYNCNVVPEICDLVPNGMQYRHTTDCNKYYTCTKGVSVSTKCTKNTHYNVQTKSCGQQWLDSSCIPTFTCGTNTKILKGFQSDGATCRGYFYCRDLGTERDLEPGYGQCPEGTFFHQSTQACIDPLKSDCAYNRCQGRNITYVQTNNDNCRNFILCENGVATKTQRCSGDKFFDEKMQACVTNIVSYDCCDGK